One Synechococcus sp. MU1617 DNA window includes the following coding sequences:
- a CDS encoding 2Fe-2S iron-sulfur cluster-binding protein → MRPSHRITIHWRQEGRTITHDVPEGDYILRSFEEQGDPLPFSCRNGCCTECAVRVQSGSLDQREAMGLSQELRAQGYGLLCVARAVAPLEAETQDEDEVYELQFGRHFGKGRVTARIPLEEE, encoded by the coding sequence ATGCGTCCCAGCCACAGGATCACGATTCATTGGCGCCAGGAGGGTCGCACCATCACCCACGACGTCCCTGAAGGGGACTACATCCTGCGCAGCTTCGAAGAGCAGGGCGACCCGCTTCCCTTCTCGTGTAGGAACGGATGCTGCACTGAGTGCGCCGTTCGCGTGCAGAGCGGCAGCCTCGACCAGCGCGAAGCCATGGGTCTGTCACAGGAGCTGAGGGCTCAGGGCTACGGCCTTCTCTGCGTGGCCCGCGCCGTCGCCCCCCTGGAAGCTGAAACCCAGGATGAGGATGAGGTGTACGAGCTCCAGTTCGGACGCCACTTCGGCAAAGGGCGCGTCACCGCTCGCATTCCCCTCGAGGAGGAATGA
- the pstB gene encoding phosphate ABC transporter ATP-binding protein PstB, whose product MTTLQQPQATESYNTDIALALQNVTISYGNFEAVKNVYCEIPRGKVTAFIGPSGCGKSTVLRSLNRMNDLIEGCSLKGSILFGGVDLYGPRIDPVEVRRRIGMVFQQPNPFPKSIYENIAFGARINGYTGDMDELVERSLRQAAVWDECKDKLNESGYSLSGGQQQRLCIARTIAIQPEVILMDEPCSALDPISTLKIEETMHELKKSFTIVIVTHNMQQAVRVSDMTAFYNAEAVEGGTGKVGYLVEFNDTDKIFNAPQQQATQDYVAGRFG is encoded by the coding sequence ATGACGACTCTTCAACAGCCCCAAGCCACCGAGTCCTACAACACAGACATCGCCCTTGCCCTGCAGAACGTCACGATCAGCTACGGCAATTTCGAAGCTGTCAAAAACGTCTATTGCGAGATTCCCCGAGGCAAGGTGACAGCCTTCATCGGACCATCCGGCTGTGGAAAGTCAACGGTGCTTCGTTCATTGAATCGGATGAATGATCTGATCGAAGGCTGCTCACTGAAGGGAAGCATTCTGTTTGGGGGCGTTGACCTTTATGGGCCCAGGATTGATCCCGTGGAAGTGCGCCGCCGAATTGGGATGGTGTTCCAACAACCCAACCCATTCCCGAAGAGCATCTACGAGAACATCGCCTTCGGTGCTCGCATCAACGGCTACACGGGAGACATGGATGAACTTGTTGAGCGTTCCCTCCGCCAGGCGGCGGTTTGGGATGAGTGCAAAGACAAGCTGAATGAGAGCGGGTATTCGCTGTCCGGCGGACAGCAGCAGCGCCTCTGCATCGCCCGCACGATTGCGATTCAGCCGGAGGTCATCCTCATGGATGAGCCCTGTTCAGCCCTCGATCCCATCTCAACGTTGAAGATCGAGGAGACGATGCATGAGCTCAAGAAGAGCTTCACCATCGTGATCGTGACCCACAACATGCAGCAGGCCGTTCGCGTCAGCGACATGACCGCCTTCTACAACGCAGAGGCGGTTGAAGGCGGAACCGGAAAGGTGGGTTACCTCGTGGAATTCAACGACACAGACAAGATTTTCAACGCCCCCCAACAGCAGGCCACCCAGGACTACGTCGCTGGTCGTTTCGGCTGA
- the pstA gene encoding phosphate ABC transporter permease PstA produces MTQTLTHNQAESASDLSYKPLQRRNISSRALSFLAALFATIAVLPLILVLGYVLVQGGGKISLALLTQLPPPPGLEDGGIANAIVGTLVVTAIAALIAVPVGVGGGVFLAEYSHSGWFAQFIRFGTNVLAGVPSIIAGVFIYGTIVTSRILFGNAYSAAAGGMALAVLMLPTVIKTTDEGLKLVPDDLRRGALGVGASRFVTVVRITLPAAITPIATGVVLGIARAAGETAPLIFTALFSPFWSDLLTPEGIFAPIATLSVMIYNFAIMPYEFHNELAWAASFVLVVMILALNLFSRWLARFAAK; encoded by the coding sequence ATGACACAGACACTCACCCACAACCAAGCCGAGTCAGCATCTGACCTCAGCTACAAACCCCTTCAACGCAGAAACATCAGCAGCAGGGCACTCTCGTTTCTGGCAGCCCTGTTTGCCACGATTGCTGTCCTACCCCTGATCCTTGTGCTGGGTTACGTGCTCGTGCAGGGGGGGGGCAAGATCAGCCTGGCCCTGCTGACGCAACTCCCTCCTCCACCAGGCCTCGAAGACGGTGGCATCGCCAATGCAATCGTTGGAACGCTGGTGGTGACGGCCATCGCTGCACTGATCGCCGTTCCGGTGGGCGTCGGTGGCGGCGTTTTTCTGGCGGAATACTCCCATTCGGGATGGTTCGCTCAGTTCATCCGCTTCGGCACCAATGTGCTGGCCGGGGTGCCATCGATCATTGCTGGCGTTTTCATTTACGGCACGATCGTCACCAGTCGAATTCTGTTCGGGAACGCTTACAGCGCCGCGGCCGGAGGCATGGCACTGGCGGTGCTGATGCTTCCCACAGTGATCAAAACCACTGATGAAGGCCTGAAGCTGGTGCCCGACGATCTCCGGCGTGGTGCCCTCGGCGTGGGGGCATCCCGGTTTGTCACCGTTGTTCGAATCACCCTCCCTGCAGCAATAACCCCGATTGCCACAGGGGTTGTGCTTGGCATCGCCCGAGCAGCAGGGGAAACAGCTCCTTTGATCTTCACCGCTCTGTTCTCACCGTTCTGGTCGGATCTGCTCACGCCGGAAGGGATCTTCGCTCCAATCGCGACCCTCTCGGTGATGATCTACAACTTCGCGATCATGCCCTACGAATTTCACAACGAGCTGGCTTGGGCCGCATCGTTTGTGCTCGTGGTGATGATCCTGGCCCTGAACCTCTTCTCTCGCTGGCTGGCGCGATTTGCTGCCAAATAA